DNA from Leucobacter aridicollis:
GTGGCTCTCGGGGTCGGTGATCTCGGGGGTGAACGGGGTGGTCACCTCAGCGACCACGGTCGTGTACGACCAGCCACCGCGGTCGAGCACGTGCGTGTAGCGGGGCAGCACGGCGTCGTCGGGAACCCCGGCCTCCTCCTGGGCCTCACGAATCGCTCCGGCGATCATTTCCTCGCCCTGGTTGATCGCGCCGCCGGGGATGCCCCAGGTGTTGCCGTGGTCGCTCCAGCTCACGCGATGCTGCATGAGGATCGCGTCGAGCCCGCGATCGTAGGCGAGCAGGCCGGCGGCCCCGAACTTGCCCCAGTAGCGGTTTCCGTCTGCGGCCGTCACCCACGCGTCGCCGGGATCTCGAAGGTCGCTCATGGCTCCCAGACTACCGGGCGGGCCGCGAACGCACCCGCTATCTGTCGATCCTGCGGCTGGAGAGGATCACCGCAGCGACGCTCGCCGCGACGAGCAGGGCGACGCCGAGGAGGATCCACGGGCTCGTCATCACCCGCCCTGGCGCAAGCGGGCCGACGCTCTCGGCGAGCTCGATGGTGCCATCGCGAAGCTCCTGCGTGCCCGCGGCGAGGGTCCGGGAGCCGGCGGCGGCGAGCTGCGCGCCGTCGTCGAGGAGTCCGGATCCTGCGCGGAGCTCGGTGAGCCCGTCGTCGAGGGTGCGCGATCCCGTGTGGAGATCCCGCGCGCCGTCTCTGAGCTCCCCGGCACCGTCCTCGATCTCTTCGAGCCCGTCGTCGAGTTCGACGGCGCCGTCACGCAGTTCTTGTGAGCCGTCGACGAGGCGGTCTGCGCCGTCGTGGAGTTGGCGGGCGCCGTCGCTGAGTTCGGCGCTGCCAGCCGCGAGCGCGCCGGCCCCGGCGGAGGCCTCGCCCGCCCCGGCCGCGAGGCGGCGGGCGCCGTCGTCGAGCTGGCGTGATCCGGCCCGCAGCTCGCTCGTGCCGGCCTTCACCTGGCGCATCCCGGCGTTCGCCTCCTGGGTGCCGTCGGCGAGTTCGAGGTACTCGCCGAGCAGCTCCCGCATGCCCGCCTGGAGCTCCGGGGCTCCGGCCGCGAGCAGCGGTGCGTTGTCGATGAGCTCGTGCGCGCCGTCGCTGAGCAGCACCATGCTCTCGGGCAGCGGGGCGACGCCGGCCGCGAGCTCCGCGATCCCCGCATCGAACAGGCCGAGCCCGGCCCGGAGCTCGCCGACGCCGTCGGTCAGCTGCCCGACGCCTGTGTCGAGCGGCTGCACGATGTATGGCTCGATGAGGCCGAGCACCGAGACGGCGTTGGTGAGCTGCGGCCAGAGGTCCGCCGGCGCTGCGCCGGCGAGCGCGCCGTTCACGCCCTCGAGCCGCTCGAGCGCCTCGGCCTGCCCGGCCTGAGCGGCCGCCGCGGCACCACCCGTCGCGGCGGCCGCGGTCTGGAGCCGTGCGAGCACCTCTGCGCCGAGCGGCGCGTCTGGGTCGATGCCCGCGAGTAGTTCGCTGAGCTGGGCGGCGCTCCCTGCGACCTCCTGGACCTGCCAGGCGGCGTCGGCCGCGGCACCAACCGCGCCGGCAGCGGTATCGCGGAGCCCGGCGACGGAGCCCTGCGCGGACTCCGCGGAGGCGAGCGCTTGCGCGGTGAGCTGCCGCGCGCCGGTGACTGCCGCAGGCAGCTGCGCGACGCCATCGGCGAGGGCGTCTCCGCCGGCGACGAGCTCGCCGATCCCCGCCTGCAGTTCGTCGACGCCCTCGGTGAGGTCGCCCACGCCGTCCGCGAGGAGCAGCACTCCGCCGGAGAGGGCGACGACGCCTGGGAGATACTCGGCGAGTCCCGCAGCCATCGCCGTCGCGCCCGCGTCGAGGAGCCGCACGCGCGGCTTGCGGTTTTGCACGCGGTCGTTGATTTCCTTGATGCCTGCCGATAGCCTCGCGGCACCGCGGTCGAGTTCCCCGGTGCCAGAGACGGCCTGCCCGGTTCCCGCGGTGAGCTCGCCGGTGCCAGCGCTGAGCTCCCGGGTGCCGCCAGCGAGCGCCCCCGCCCCCGCCTGCAGCTCGCCCGTTCCGGCCTCGAGCGTGACGACGCCGTCGTGCAGCTCGGAGGTGCCGGCCGCGGCGCGCTCGGCGCCGTCCGCGAGTTCCTCGCTGCCGGCCTTCGCCGTCTGCGCGCCGGTGAGCAGCCGCACCGTGCCGAGCGAGAGCTCGTCGGCGCCTGCGCGCAGCCGCGTGCCGCCGTTCGACAGCAGCACGGCGCTCTCGACGAGCTCCTCCGTGCCGTCGGCGAGGTCAGTCAGGCCGCCCGTGAGTTCGTTCGCGCCCGCGTCGAGCTCGTCGGCGCCGGCGTCGAGGCGGGTCGCGCCGTCGTTGATGCGCGCGCTGGCCGTCAACGAGAACGCTGAGACGCCGACGAGCGCGAGTCCGAGCAGGCCAGCGAGTATCGGGATCGCCGGGAGGCGCGTCCGGCGCCGGCCCGGCGTGGAATCGGTTGACATGAACTGCTGCTCCGTCCCCTCCCGGAAGCGGTCACCGTTGACCCGGGAGCTCGTAGCAGGGAGCCTAGCCACGGTGCGGGCCGCCCCGGCCCGGCGGCGGCAGATTCGTCGAAATGTGCGACGCGAAATCAGATTGCCGCGGCGCGATGCGCGTGAAGCTACAGCCGCTGGGGGAGCGGGGTAGGCGTTGGACGGCTCTTGGCCCTGGGGTCGTGCGTGGGCGTGTGTCATCCTTGACGGGTGGATATCAGGGTCACGCACAAGCTGACCATCCCAGCCGCGGAGCTCGGATGGCGGTTCTCGCGATCCTCCGGGCCAGGCGGGCAGCACGTGAACACGTCAGACAGCAGGGTTGAACTCGTCTGGGACGTCGCCGCGTCGAAAGCCCTCACCGACGAACAGCGCGCGCGACTGCTCGCGAAACTCGGGCATCGGCTCGTCTCGGGCGTGATCACCGTCGCGTCGTCTGAGCAGCGCTCCCAGCTGCGCAACCGTGAGACCGCGCGCGAGAAGCTCGGCGAACTCGTCGCCGCAGCCCTCGCCCCCGACGGCCCCAAGCGCCGCGCGACGAAGCCGACCCGCGGTTCGCGCGAGCGGCGCCTCCAGACGAAGGGCAAGCGCTCAGAGGTGAAGCGGAACCGGCAGCGGCCCGCCGTAGACTAGGGAACGGCAGTCGGGCCCGTGCGTCAGGCGTGCACGTTGGCGGCGTCGCCTGGTGCCGCCCCGCGTTGACTCGCGCTGCCGGTGCACTCGCGTTGGCGGTGGTGTCGCGTCGTGCCCCGCCGCGCGCAAGCACACCATCTTCGCCAGAACACATCTAAATTGCCCTGAAATTGATGTGCCTTCGAGAAAACGATGTGGTGAGGACGTGGCGCGGCCCGACAGGTTCTGAGGGGGTCAGTCGTGGACGTTGGCGTCGATCCAGGCCGCAAAGCTCGGCGCGAGCTCGACGACCTCGAACCCGCTGTTGTGATCGACGAGGCGGACGGGGCCGGTACTCGAGATCCAGATCGGGTTGCCCGCACCGTCGTCGGCGAGCACGAGCCCGTCGATGACGCCGTCGCCGAACTCGGCGCGGGCCGCACTCGTGAGTTCGACGACAGTCTCGTTGCCGAGAATGGACGCGTTGCCCCAGCCGTGCACGGGAACGCCGACGAAGCAACCGCCCCAGCGGCTCAGGAACTCGACGTAGCCCGCGTCGGCGGGGGCGCCGATCTCCGCGAGGCGCGCTCGGACCTCGGCGGCGGGGACGGGTTCGCCCGCACCGTACCTCGCGACGGCGCGCTCGATGCGCGGGATGAGGTCGGCGGGCAGGCCGTCCGCGGGGCGCGGGTGCTCTGAGCCGGGTGTGGCGGACTGCGTCACGTGGCGCGGCCCCGGGTTATGCCGGGGTGGGCAGGGTGCGGAGGATCTTCTCCATCGCCTTGCCCTTCGCGAGCTCGTCGATGAGCTTGTCGAGGTAGCGGATCTCGAGCATCAGCGGATCCTCAATCTCGGCGAGCTTCACGCCGCAGATCGTGCCCGTGATCTGCGAGCGGGCGATGTTCATCTTCGGGGCGTCGCGGAAGAACTCCTCGAGGTTCACGGGGTTGCCCGGCTCGATGAGCTCGTCGAGCTGCGCCTGCGAGTAGCCGGTGAGCCAGCAGATGATCTCATCGACCTCTGCCGTGGTGCGGCCCTTGCGCTCGGCCTTGTGCGTGTAGTTCGGGTAGAGATCCGAAAACGCGAGCTTGTAAATGCGGTGTCCAGCCATGCGCTAAGGATACGTCGGTTTCGCTGAGATGTGGCCCTCCACCCGTGGGTGGTGGTTGGAGGTGAGCCCGTCCCGTAGCGTCGACGTGACGGAAGGAATCTCATGCTGGGAACGGTCGTCGCGGCGGCAGCGGTCGCCGTGTTCGGGGTGATGCTCATCGAGTGGGCGCGGGCGTGCAGGCGCGGCGAGTTCAGGCGGAGCTGGGTCGTCGGGTATCGCACCCCGCTTACGCTTCGAGATGACCGTGCGTGGGCCGCCGCACACCGGGCTGCGGCACCATTCGTCCTGCTCGCGGGCATCGGGACGCTCGCGAGCGGGGCCGCCGCAGCCGCACTCGCTGCAGTGCGGGTGGGGGAGGTCGTCCCGCTGCTTCTCGGGGGCGCGATCGTGTGGTCGCTCGCCTGGGTCGTGATTGGGGGCTTCCCTGCCGTCCGAGCCTCGCGCGCAGCGGTAACGGAGGGTGACTGGGTGCCAGAGTGACCCGCGTCCGATCCGAGCGCCCGAGCCAGAGCATGAACGGGGCTGGCGCGAGCGCCGCCCAACCTCGGCTGTTCCCTGGCCGCGAACCGGGCGCGCCCGCCGGGACACGGGAGCGTATGCTGGACGGAGTCCATCTAAGTCGAGCGCGAGGAGTCCCGGGTGCCGATCACGCAGTCGATACTTGAGGTCGCGAGCCAGCATCCCGAGCAAGTCGCGATCGCCGGGGACGACGGCCGGCTCAGCTACGCCGAACTCGTCGAGGATTCGCGCCGCGTGTTCGCCGTTGTCGACGCCCTGCACCGTGCACAGGACGACCCGCCCGTACCCGCGCCAGAGACGCAGGGCATCCCGATCACCGCGGTGAGCGTCGAGTCGGCGTTCCACACGTCGCGCATCGTCGCTGGCCTCGCCGGCTACCGGGCAGTCTCGGCCACGATCGACCCGCGCTGGCCGCTCGAGCACCGCGTGAACGTGATCCGCGCGACCGGCATCGGGCTCGTGATCAGCGACGCCGATGATCTCGCGCCCGCGCTCCGGGAGCGGGGCTGGGGCGGCACGATCATCTCGCTTCCCGAGTTTCGTGCGGCGGAGCGGGGCGTTCAGGATCCTGATCGCGGGGCCACCCCCGGCGGCACCCCGCTCGCGGCCGCGCCGACCGTGCGCGACGGCGGCGAGCCGTTCCTGCTGCTCTTCTCGTCGGGCACGACGAGCGCACCGAAGGGGTTCCTCAAGACGCGCGACCAGTACCGGGCGAACGTCGCGGTGTCGAGCGCGTACCTCGAACCGCTGCCCGGCGTGCACACGCTCGCGCCCGGCCCGGTGTCGTACAGCCTCACCCTCTACGCACTCATCGAGTGCCTCGCGACCGGGGGAGCCGCGCACATGGCCGACGCGTTCGACGCGGTCGCGATGGCGAGGCGCGTGCACGAGGAGCGGATCACGCGCGTCGTCGCCGTGCCCGCGCTCGTGCAGTCGCTCAGCGACGCCGCCCGCCGCGACCCGGAGCGGTTTGCCTCGCTCGAGCTCGTCGTGACCGGGGGAGCGAACCTGTCGGCGTCGCTGCGCGAGGGGCTCGGCGCCGTGCTGCCGGGGGTGCGGCTCATCAGCTACTACGGGGCCGCCGAGATCGGGTTCATCGGCGACAGTCGGGGCGGCGACGGCACCCTCATCGAGGTGTACGAAGGGATCGGGTTCGAGATCCGCTCGGAAACGGGCGAGCGGGTGCCCGACGGCGAGTTCGGCACGCTCTGGATCGACGCGGCCGCCTGCTCCGATGGCTACCTCGCGGGCACCACCGACGCCGTGCTGCGCGGAGCCGACGGTTGGGCGACCGTGCACGACCAGGGGCGCATCGTTGACGGGAGGCTGCAGCTCGCCGGCCGCGCCGGCGACATCGTCGTGACGGGCGGGCATAAGGTCGCGCTTCCCGAGGTCGAGCGGGCGTTCGAGGGCATGCCGGGGCTCGGCGCGGTCTGCGCGGTCGCGCTGCCGCACCCGCGCCTCGGGAGCGTCGTCGGGCTCGTCGTTGAAGGGGTGGCCGAGGGCGGTGCCGTGGGCGGCGCTGGCGTTGCTGTGGGCCGTGCTGGCGGTGCTGATCCCGTCCCCGTTCCCGGGAAGGATGCGCTGCG
Protein-coding regions in this window:
- a CDS encoding SdpI family protein, which gives rise to MLGTVVAAAAVAVFGVMLIEWARACRRGEFRRSWVVGYRTPLTLRDDRAWAAAHRAAAPFVLLAGIGTLASGAAAAALAAVRVGEVVPLLLGGAIVWSLAWVVIGGFPAVRASRAAVTEGDWVPE
- a CDS encoding SMI1/KNR4 family protein, which produces MTQSATPGSEHPRPADGLPADLIPRIERAVARYGAGEPVPAAEVRARLAEIGAPADAGYVEFLSRWGGCFVGVPVHGWGNASILGNETVVELTSAARAEFGDGVIDGLVLADDGAGNPIWISSTGPVRLVDHNSGFEVVELAPSFAAWIDANVHD
- the arfB gene encoding alternative ribosome rescue aminoacyl-tRNA hydrolase ArfB, whose product is MDIRVTHKLTIPAAELGWRFSRSSGPGGQHVNTSDSRVELVWDVAASKALTDEQRARLLAKLGHRLVSGVITVASSEQRSQLRNRETAREKLGELVAAALAPDGPKRRATKPTRGSRERRLQTKGKRSEVKRNRQRPAVD
- a CDS encoding DUF2200 domain-containing protein, whose protein sequence is MAGHRIYKLAFSDLYPNYTHKAERKGRTTAEVDEIICWLTGYSQAQLDELIEPGNPVNLEEFFRDAPKMNIARSQITGTICGVKLAEIEDPLMLEIRYLDKLIDELAKGKAMEKILRTLPTPA
- a CDS encoding class I adenylate-forming enzyme family protein, translated to MPITQSILEVASQHPEQVAIAGDDGRLSYAELVEDSRRVFAVVDALHRAQDDPPVPAPETQGIPITAVSVESAFHTSRIVAGLAGYRAVSATIDPRWPLEHRVNVIRATGIGLVISDADDLAPALRERGWGGTIISLPEFRAAERGVQDPDRGATPGGTPLAAAPTVRDGGEPFLLLFSSGTTSAPKGFLKTRDQYRANVAVSSAYLEPLPGVHTLAPGPVSYSLTLYALIECLATGGAAHMADAFDAVAMARRVHEERITRVVAVPALVQSLSDAARRDPERFASLELVVTGGANLSASLREGLGAVLPGVRLISYYGAAEIGFIGDSRGGDGTLIEVYEGIGFEIRSETGERVPDGEFGTLWIDAAACSDGYLAGTTDAVLRGADGWATVHDQGRIVDGRLQLAGRAGDIVVTGGHKVALPEVERAFEGMPGLGAVCAVALPHPRLGSVVGLVVEGVAEGGAVGGAGVAVGRAGGADPVPVPGKDALRAWGGERLAPQFVPRQWYRVDALPRTVGGKIRRAETVALIEAGEGERL